The following DNA comes from Castor canadensis chromosome 15, mCasCan1.hap1v2, whole genome shotgun sequence.
CCATGGATCTTTTCTCTGCCCCAAGTTCTTCCTCATCAACCTCAGGCCATCTTGACCCTCAGATTCATCTGGTGAGACAATACACAGCCAGGCCCCACACCTGCCTCACTACCACTTCTGACAGGACTGAGATGGTGCCCAGGAATCTGTCAGTCAAGGTCCCCAGCTGATGCAGATGATCAGTCAGGTGCAAAACTTGCACAGGTGAATTTTCTACCCTTCTTCCCAGCCTAAACATCATATTTGAGAAATCAGTCTtaggaaaaaatgtttattttcagtgAGCCCAAGTTCCCAAGTGGAGGCAGGGGCCAAATTTCCTTCTCCACCTAATGGCCTGGTCCAACAGGCTACAGCCCTGGTTCAGGCATGGGAGGAGGCTCCAAAGGCAGACGGTCACTTGTACTGAGGGGAGAGTGGAGGCACCAGGGGAGCAGTGCAGACACTCAGCATCTTGTCAATGTCCACCTGGGTTGACTTATCCATCTCAGCCTTGAAGCTGCCACTCACCCTCAGGCTGGAAAAAAACCCAGCCTCCTCTCCAGCCTCCTCTCCCAGGGAGGAAGCAAGAGCATGGGTGGGGGTCACTAACACACTGGGGCACTGCAAAGTGAGGCCTAAGCCCAGCTCACCTGCCATGGGCAGCAAGGCCTGTAGCTGCTCCACCCCTGCCTCTTCAGGAACCAGGGCCATCTCTGACTCAggctccatctctgcctccctgtcctcctcctctGCCAGGTTCAACTCAGGGTTGCAATAGTTGATGTATTGGTAGAGTGGCCGCAGGCGATGGGTCTTTCCTGCAAAAACCCGGGGCAGGACAAGGGCTGGAACACCAGGCTGTGCTTTGTCAGATCCAGCAAgcaggggaagaagggaaggcCCAGGGACTGCTACTCACACTCCAGCCCCAATGTTTCTGGGGGTGTAGATGCTGTGCTGGCCACAGCTGGGACCATAGGAGCCCCCAGACTCTTTCGCTTCTTGGCTTTTTTGTGCTGTTTGGCAGATGGTGAAGGCTCACTCTGGCTGCCCTCTGGCTCCTCCCTCTGCATCAGCAAACCTGGTGGTAGCTCAGCTTCGGTCCTAGGATGGGCATGGTGGCTAAGCCCTGGGAGGCCTGAGGAGACAGCTTTCAGCTTCTGGCTCCTATGTCTTGAGCCTAGAGAGCAGCCCTGCCTGCCCACCGCCCTAGGTCTACATAGCTGGTCCTTTCCTGGCCAATGAAGCCCCAGGCCCAATAGGATCTCAGCACTCCTGTGAGCTCAGACCCTTACAAGACCTGGAAGCTCTGTCTCTTGGTGCTTCCTATGCCAGGCCTCTTGAGAAACAGGATTGGAGGGCAAGAATCTGCCCTGCAAGAGTGCAGGATTTAGAAATTCTGGGGTGAAAAGCCCACCTCCCTGCCCTGCAATTCTTTCCCTCTGAAGGTCCCCCTCACTTGAAGGGCTTCCTCTTTGGTCTCTGGCTGGGCCTCACAATGAAGGCCATAGGTCTGGGGCCTCTCTCCTCTCGTGCCTCCACTTCTGGATCCAGCCCCTCTTCTTCCAGCTTGGGTCCTTCCTCCTGAAGCTCTGGCTCATAGCTACATCCATTTGGACACTCGTCTTGACCCGGGGTCCTGCAGGCCTCATGTCCTGGCACCAGGCACTGGTCTCCCAACACTGGACGCTATAGGTGATACATAGGTAATTAGTAACCATGGATGACAAGGATGTTGGAAACAGTCATTCAACACCCAACCTAAGCCACCAAACATGATAAAGAGCACCAGCCCAGGCCCCTCCCTCCTTGTAGGGCCTGGCTTGGCAGTTAGGGGGTTGGATCACTGGGGTTTGGCCCCCAGAGCGGCCCCTGCCAACTGTTTGAAGGCTCAAGCCTGAGTCACCTCAGGGCTCTTAACCACCTGAGCCAGCCCCAGAGCTGCTCCCTTCTGGGCCCCTGGCTGCCTCTCTGCGCCTGCTGATGCCATGGCTGTGCGGGATCAGCGCATCCTTCAACGGTTGCTGAAAGAGGCGGGCTGGCCCCCGAGGGCTGTCCTGTGTGGACCCTGCGTTGACGGCGGGGAGTGGCCTAGAAGGCAAGGGCCCAGCTGGAAAGGAGACTGGTGGTTGCTCCGCCCACCCTTAGAACTACAAGCCCCAGAAGGCTTTTCGCCAGGGTCACCAACCCCTGACCTCAGGGACGGAAGCCATTTGTTGCCTGGCAACAACAACTCCCGTCGAGTTGCAGCAGCTGGCGGCAAAATTGCTCTAGTGAGGGTCCCTGCTGGGGCGTTGCGGGGGATGGGCTGCGAACCCGGCAGGGAAGTGGGCTAGGATCATGGTCGCGCAGGCGGTGGGCACAGGCCAGGTCTAGGGACCGGTTCTGAGACGGGGAGGGAGCCGGGAATGGGGTTGCACGGCCGGGCTGCAAGGTCCGGGTGGAGGATGGACACGTGGGACAGGAGAGATGGGTCCGGAGGGGAGATGCGCAGCAGGCCTCGGTGCACCGTTGCAGGGTGGTGACGGCGGCATGTGCGAGGGCCCGTCCAGCATCTCGGGGCCCATACCCCCAGACCCTACTCTCTGCCGTGACTACTATCGGAGGCCAGCCTCGGGTGAGTTGGGGAGTGCCGCGGCGGGGCAGGGACCCTGCTCCACCGCTGAGCCCCGCACTCCACCCGGTTTTGCCCTCCTTGTTCTGCCCCTTAGCTCAAGGGCGGCTTGAGGGAAACGGGCTGAAGCTGAACCTGCTGACTTCGGACAGCGACCTACAAGCCACCCCTCCTCGTGGACCCCGCATCAGGCCCGGAGGCCGAGAGATCCTGGAGCGTGGCCAGCGTGGCGTGGGGGACGTGCTGCTGCAACTAGGGGGCATCACCCTCAGTcc
Coding sequences within:
- the C15H16orf86 gene encoding uncharacterized protein C16orf86 homolog, with the translated sequence MASAGAERQPGAQKGAALGLAQRPVLGDQCLVPGHEACRTPGQDECPNGCSYEPELQEEGPKLEEEGLDPEVEAREERGPRPMAFIVRPSQRPKRKPFKTEAELPPGLLMQREEPEGSQSEPSPSAKQHKKAKKRKSLGAPMVPAVASTASTPPETLGLESLVLPRVFAGKTHRLRPLYQYINYCNPELNLAEEEDREAEMEPESEMALVPEEAGVEQLQALLPMAGELGLGLTLQCPSVLVTPTHALASSLGEEAGEEAGFFSSLRVSGSFKAEMDKSTQVDIDKMLSVCTAPLVPPLSPQYK